The proteins below come from a single Acinonyx jubatus isolate Ajub_Pintada_27869175 chromosome A1, VMU_Ajub_asm_v1.0, whole genome shotgun sequence genomic window:
- the FGFR4 gene encoding fibroblast growth factor receptor 4 isoform X1: MHSRGSSPSFSGRQLVGSPAWVLVSSRKDMQLLLALLGVLLEVPGAPALSLETSEEMELEPCLAPSPEQQEQELTVALGQPVRLCCGRAERGGHWYKEGSRLAPAGRVRGWRGRLEIASFLPEDAGCYLCLARGSMLVLHNVTLVVDDSLTSSNGNKDPKAHGNPSNGHIYPQQAPYWTHPQRMEKKLHAVPAGNTVKFRCPAAGNPMPTIRWLKDGKDFHGEHRIGGIRLRHQHWSLVMESVVPSDRGTYTCLVENSMGSIRYSYLLDVLERSPHRPILQAGLPANTTAVVGSDVELLCKVYSDAQPHIQWLKHIVINGSSFGADGFPYVQVLKTADINSSEVEVLYLRNVSAEDAGEYTCLAGNSIGLSYQSAWLTVLPEEDLTWTAPAPEARYTDIILYVSGSLALVVLLLLAGLYRGQILISRHPRRPATVQKLSRFPLARQFSLESGSSAKSSSSLVRGVRLSSSGPPLLAGLVSLDLPLDPLWEFPRDRLVLGKPLGEGCFGQVVRAEAFGMDPARPDQASTVAVKMLKDNASDKDLADLVSEMEVMKLIGRHKNIINLLGVCTQEGPLYVIVECAAKGNLREFLRARRPPGPDLSPDGPRSSEGPLSFPALVSCAYQVARGMQYLESRKCIHRDLAARNVLVTEDNVMKIADFGLARGVHHIDYYKKTSNGRLPVKWMAPEALFDRVYTHQSDVWSFGILLWEIFTLGGSPYPGIPVEELFSLLREGHRMDRPPNCPPELYGLMRECWHAAPSQRPTFKQLVEALDKVLLAVSEEYLDLRLTFGPYSPAGGDASSTCSSNDSVFCHDPLPLGPSFFSFPGVQT, from the exons ATGCATAGCAGGggttcttctccctccttttcagGAAGGCAGTTGGTGGGAAGCCCAGCCTGGGTCCTTGTGAGCAGCAGGAAGGATATGCAGCTGCTGTTGGCCCTGTTGGGGGTCCTGCTGGAGGTGCCTGGGGCTCCAGCTTTGTCCCTTGAGACCTCTGAGGAAATGGAGCTAG AGCcctgcctggcccccagcccagagCAGCAAGAGCAAGAGCTGACCGTGGCCCTTGGGCAGCCTGTGCGGTTATGCTGTGGGCGGGCTGAGCGTGGTGGCCACTGGTACAAGGAGGGCAGTCGCCTAGCACCTGCTGGCCGGGTACGAGGCTGGAGGGGCCGCTTGGAGATCGCCAGCTTCCTACCGGAGGATGCTGGCTGCTACCTCTGCCTGGCACGAGGCTCCATGCTTGTCCTGCACAATGTTACCTTGGTTGTGGATG ACTCCTTGACTTCCAGCAATGGTAATAAGGACCCTAAGGCCCACGGGAACCCCTCGAATGGGCACATTTACCCCCAGCAAG caCCCTACTGGACACACCCTCAGCGCATGGAGAAGAAACTGCATGCAGTGCCTGCTGGGAACACTGTAAAGTTCCGCTGTCCAGCTGCAGGCAACCCCATGCCCACCATCCGCTGGCTCAAGGATGGAAAGGATTTCCACGGGGAGCATCGCATTGGAGGCATTCGG CTGCGCCACCAGCACTGGAGCCTGGTGATGGAAAGTGTGGTGCCCTCGGACCGTGGCACATACACTTGCCTCGTGGAGAACTCTATGGGCAGCATCCGCTACAGCTATCTGCTGGATGTGCTGG AGCGGTCCCCGCACCGGCCCATCCTGCAGGCGGGGCTCCCAGCCAACACCACAGCTGTGGTAGGCAGCGACGTAGAGCTGCTGTGCAAGGTATACAGCGACGCCCAACCCCACATCCAGTGGCTGAAGCACATCGTCATCAATGGCAGCAGTTTCGGTGCCGACGGCTTCCCCTACGTGCAAGTCCTGAAG ACAGCAGACATCAATAGCTCAGAGGTGGAGGTCCTATACCTTCGGAACGTGTCAGCCGAGGACGCAGGCGAATACACCTGCCTGGCAGGCAACTCCATTGGCCTCTCCTACCAGTCAGCCTGGCTCACGGTGCTGCCAG AGGAGGACCTCACATGGACAGCACCAGCACCTGAAGCCAGGTACACGGACATCATCCTGTACGTGTCAGGCTCTCTGGCATTGGTTGTCCTCCTGCTGCTGGCCGGGCTATATCGAGGGCAGATACTCATCAGCCGGCACCCTAGGCGGCCCGCCACTGTGCAGAAGCTGTCCCGCTTCCCTCTGGCCCGACAG TTCTCCCTGGAGTCAGGTTCTTCAGCCAAGTCAAGCTCGTCCTTGGTGCGGGGTGTTCGTCTCTCCTCCAGtggccctcccttgctcgctGGCCTTGTGAGTCTAGACCTACCTCTCGACCCGCTGTGGGAGTTCCCCCGGGACAG GTTGGTGCTTGGGAAGCCCCTGGGTGAGGGCTGCTTCGGGCAGGTGGTGCGTGCAGAGGCCTTCGGCATGGACCCCGCCCGGCCTGACCAAGCCAGCACTGTGGCTGTCAAGATGCTCAAGG ACAATGCCTCCGACAAGGACTTGGCAGACCTGGTCTCTGAGATGGAGGTGATGAAGCTGATCGGCCGACATAAGAACATTATCAACCTGTTGGGTGTCTGTACTCAGGAAG GGCCTCTGTATGTGATTGTGGAGTGTGCCGCCAAGGGAAACCTGCGGGAGTTCCTGCGGGCCCGGCGTCCCCCAGGCCCCGACCTCAGCCCTGATGGGCCAAGGAGCAGCGAAGGGCCGctttccttccctgctctggTTTCCTGTGCCTACCAGGTGGCCAGAGGCATGCAGTATCTGGAGTCAAGGAAG TGCATCCACCGGGACCTGGCTGCCCGAAACGTACTGGTGACAGAGGACAATGTGATGAAGATAGCAGACTTTGGGCTGGCCCGTGGCGTCCACCACATTGACTACTACAAGAAAACCAGCAAC GGCCGCCTGCCTGTAAAGTGGATGGCACCTGAGGCCTTGTTTGACCGAGTCTATACACACCAGAGTGACGT GTGGTCGTTTGGGATCCTGCTGTGGGAGATCTTCACTCTCGGGGGTTCCCCATACCCCGGCATCCCTGTGGAGGAGCTGTTCTCACTTCTGCGGGAAGGGCATCGGATGGACCGGCCCCCAAACTGTCCCCCAGAGCT GTATGGGCTGATGCGTGAATGCTGGCACGCAGCACCTTCTCAGAGGCCTACTTTCAAGCAGCTGGTGGAGGCACTGGACAAAGTCCTGCTGGCCGTCTCCGAGGAG TACCTGGACCTCCGCCTGACCTTTGGACCCTACTCCCCTGCTGGAGGGGATGCCAGCAGCACCTGCTCCTCCAACGACTCTGTCTTCTGCCATGACCCCCTGCCACTGGGGCCcagcttcttctccttccctggaGTGCAGACATGA
- the FGFR4 gene encoding fibroblast growth factor receptor 4 isoform X2: protein MQLLLALLGVLLEVPGAPALSLETSEEMELEPCLAPSPEQQEQELTVALGQPVRLCCGRAERGGHWYKEGSRLAPAGRVRGWRGRLEIASFLPEDAGCYLCLARGSMLVLHNVTLVVDDSLTSSNGNKDPKAHGNPSNGHIYPQQAPYWTHPQRMEKKLHAVPAGNTVKFRCPAAGNPMPTIRWLKDGKDFHGEHRIGGIRLRHQHWSLVMESVVPSDRGTYTCLVENSMGSIRYSYLLDVLERSPHRPILQAGLPANTTAVVGSDVELLCKVYSDAQPHIQWLKHIVINGSSFGADGFPYVQVLKTADINSSEVEVLYLRNVSAEDAGEYTCLAGNSIGLSYQSAWLTVLPEEDLTWTAPAPEARYTDIILYVSGSLALVVLLLLAGLYRGQILISRHPRRPATVQKLSRFPLARQFSLESGSSAKSSSSLVRGVRLSSSGPPLLAGLVSLDLPLDPLWEFPRDRLVLGKPLGEGCFGQVVRAEAFGMDPARPDQASTVAVKMLKDNASDKDLADLVSEMEVMKLIGRHKNIINLLGVCTQEGPLYVIVECAAKGNLREFLRARRPPGPDLSPDGPRSSEGPLSFPALVSCAYQVARGMQYLESRKCIHRDLAARNVLVTEDNVMKIADFGLARGVHHIDYYKKTSNGRLPVKWMAPEALFDRVYTHQSDVWSFGILLWEIFTLGGSPYPGIPVEELFSLLREGHRMDRPPNCPPELYGLMRECWHAAPSQRPTFKQLVEALDKVLLAVSEEYLDLRLTFGPYSPAGGDASSTCSSNDSVFCHDPLPLGPSFFSFPGVQT from the exons ATGCAGCTGCTGTTGGCCCTGTTGGGGGTCCTGCTGGAGGTGCCTGGGGCTCCAGCTTTGTCCCTTGAGACCTCTGAGGAAATGGAGCTAG AGCcctgcctggcccccagcccagagCAGCAAGAGCAAGAGCTGACCGTGGCCCTTGGGCAGCCTGTGCGGTTATGCTGTGGGCGGGCTGAGCGTGGTGGCCACTGGTACAAGGAGGGCAGTCGCCTAGCACCTGCTGGCCGGGTACGAGGCTGGAGGGGCCGCTTGGAGATCGCCAGCTTCCTACCGGAGGATGCTGGCTGCTACCTCTGCCTGGCACGAGGCTCCATGCTTGTCCTGCACAATGTTACCTTGGTTGTGGATG ACTCCTTGACTTCCAGCAATGGTAATAAGGACCCTAAGGCCCACGGGAACCCCTCGAATGGGCACATTTACCCCCAGCAAG caCCCTACTGGACACACCCTCAGCGCATGGAGAAGAAACTGCATGCAGTGCCTGCTGGGAACACTGTAAAGTTCCGCTGTCCAGCTGCAGGCAACCCCATGCCCACCATCCGCTGGCTCAAGGATGGAAAGGATTTCCACGGGGAGCATCGCATTGGAGGCATTCGG CTGCGCCACCAGCACTGGAGCCTGGTGATGGAAAGTGTGGTGCCCTCGGACCGTGGCACATACACTTGCCTCGTGGAGAACTCTATGGGCAGCATCCGCTACAGCTATCTGCTGGATGTGCTGG AGCGGTCCCCGCACCGGCCCATCCTGCAGGCGGGGCTCCCAGCCAACACCACAGCTGTGGTAGGCAGCGACGTAGAGCTGCTGTGCAAGGTATACAGCGACGCCCAACCCCACATCCAGTGGCTGAAGCACATCGTCATCAATGGCAGCAGTTTCGGTGCCGACGGCTTCCCCTACGTGCAAGTCCTGAAG ACAGCAGACATCAATAGCTCAGAGGTGGAGGTCCTATACCTTCGGAACGTGTCAGCCGAGGACGCAGGCGAATACACCTGCCTGGCAGGCAACTCCATTGGCCTCTCCTACCAGTCAGCCTGGCTCACGGTGCTGCCAG AGGAGGACCTCACATGGACAGCACCAGCACCTGAAGCCAGGTACACGGACATCATCCTGTACGTGTCAGGCTCTCTGGCATTGGTTGTCCTCCTGCTGCTGGCCGGGCTATATCGAGGGCAGATACTCATCAGCCGGCACCCTAGGCGGCCCGCCACTGTGCAGAAGCTGTCCCGCTTCCCTCTGGCCCGACAG TTCTCCCTGGAGTCAGGTTCTTCAGCCAAGTCAAGCTCGTCCTTGGTGCGGGGTGTTCGTCTCTCCTCCAGtggccctcccttgctcgctGGCCTTGTGAGTCTAGACCTACCTCTCGACCCGCTGTGGGAGTTCCCCCGGGACAG GTTGGTGCTTGGGAAGCCCCTGGGTGAGGGCTGCTTCGGGCAGGTGGTGCGTGCAGAGGCCTTCGGCATGGACCCCGCCCGGCCTGACCAAGCCAGCACTGTGGCTGTCAAGATGCTCAAGG ACAATGCCTCCGACAAGGACTTGGCAGACCTGGTCTCTGAGATGGAGGTGATGAAGCTGATCGGCCGACATAAGAACATTATCAACCTGTTGGGTGTCTGTACTCAGGAAG GGCCTCTGTATGTGATTGTGGAGTGTGCCGCCAAGGGAAACCTGCGGGAGTTCCTGCGGGCCCGGCGTCCCCCAGGCCCCGACCTCAGCCCTGATGGGCCAAGGAGCAGCGAAGGGCCGctttccttccctgctctggTTTCCTGTGCCTACCAGGTGGCCAGAGGCATGCAGTATCTGGAGTCAAGGAAG TGCATCCACCGGGACCTGGCTGCCCGAAACGTACTGGTGACAGAGGACAATGTGATGAAGATAGCAGACTTTGGGCTGGCCCGTGGCGTCCACCACATTGACTACTACAAGAAAACCAGCAAC GGCCGCCTGCCTGTAAAGTGGATGGCACCTGAGGCCTTGTTTGACCGAGTCTATACACACCAGAGTGACGT GTGGTCGTTTGGGATCCTGCTGTGGGAGATCTTCACTCTCGGGGGTTCCCCATACCCCGGCATCCCTGTGGAGGAGCTGTTCTCACTTCTGCGGGAAGGGCATCGGATGGACCGGCCCCCAAACTGTCCCCCAGAGCT GTATGGGCTGATGCGTGAATGCTGGCACGCAGCACCTTCTCAGAGGCCTACTTTCAAGCAGCTGGTGGAGGCACTGGACAAAGTCCTGCTGGCCGTCTCCGAGGAG TACCTGGACCTCCGCCTGACCTTTGGACCCTACTCCCCTGCTGGAGGGGATGCCAGCAGCACCTGCTCCTCCAACGACTCTGTCTTCTGCCATGACCCCCTGCCACTGGGGCCcagcttcttctccttccctggaGTGCAGACATGA
- the FGFR4 gene encoding fibroblast growth factor receptor 4 isoform X3 encodes MQLLLALLGVLLEVPGAPALSLETSEEMELDSLTSSNGNKDPKAHGNPSNGHIYPQQAPYWTHPQRMEKKLHAVPAGNTVKFRCPAAGNPMPTIRWLKDGKDFHGEHRIGGIRLRHQHWSLVMESVVPSDRGTYTCLVENSMGSIRYSYLLDVLERSPHRPILQAGLPANTTAVVGSDVELLCKVYSDAQPHIQWLKHIVINGSSFGADGFPYVQVLKTADINSSEVEVLYLRNVSAEDAGEYTCLAGNSIGLSYQSAWLTVLPEEDLTWTAPAPEARYTDIILYVSGSLALVVLLLLAGLYRGQILISRHPRRPATVQKLSRFPLARQFSLESGSSAKSSSSLVRGVRLSSSGPPLLAGLVSLDLPLDPLWEFPRDRLVLGKPLGEGCFGQVVRAEAFGMDPARPDQASTVAVKMLKDNASDKDLADLVSEMEVMKLIGRHKNIINLLGVCTQEGPLYVIVECAAKGNLREFLRARRPPGPDLSPDGPRSSEGPLSFPALVSCAYQVARGMQYLESRKCIHRDLAARNVLVTEDNVMKIADFGLARGVHHIDYYKKTSNGRLPVKWMAPEALFDRVYTHQSDVWSFGILLWEIFTLGGSPYPGIPVEELFSLLREGHRMDRPPNCPPELYGLMRECWHAAPSQRPTFKQLVEALDKVLLAVSEEYLDLRLTFGPYSPAGGDASSTCSSNDSVFCHDPLPLGPSFFSFPGVQT; translated from the exons ATGCAGCTGCTGTTGGCCCTGTTGGGGGTCCTGCTGGAGGTGCCTGGGGCTCCAGCTTTGTCCCTTGAGACCTCTGAGGAAATGGAGCTAG ACTCCTTGACTTCCAGCAATGGTAATAAGGACCCTAAGGCCCACGGGAACCCCTCGAATGGGCACATTTACCCCCAGCAAG caCCCTACTGGACACACCCTCAGCGCATGGAGAAGAAACTGCATGCAGTGCCTGCTGGGAACACTGTAAAGTTCCGCTGTCCAGCTGCAGGCAACCCCATGCCCACCATCCGCTGGCTCAAGGATGGAAAGGATTTCCACGGGGAGCATCGCATTGGAGGCATTCGG CTGCGCCACCAGCACTGGAGCCTGGTGATGGAAAGTGTGGTGCCCTCGGACCGTGGCACATACACTTGCCTCGTGGAGAACTCTATGGGCAGCATCCGCTACAGCTATCTGCTGGATGTGCTGG AGCGGTCCCCGCACCGGCCCATCCTGCAGGCGGGGCTCCCAGCCAACACCACAGCTGTGGTAGGCAGCGACGTAGAGCTGCTGTGCAAGGTATACAGCGACGCCCAACCCCACATCCAGTGGCTGAAGCACATCGTCATCAATGGCAGCAGTTTCGGTGCCGACGGCTTCCCCTACGTGCAAGTCCTGAAG ACAGCAGACATCAATAGCTCAGAGGTGGAGGTCCTATACCTTCGGAACGTGTCAGCCGAGGACGCAGGCGAATACACCTGCCTGGCAGGCAACTCCATTGGCCTCTCCTACCAGTCAGCCTGGCTCACGGTGCTGCCAG AGGAGGACCTCACATGGACAGCACCAGCACCTGAAGCCAGGTACACGGACATCATCCTGTACGTGTCAGGCTCTCTGGCATTGGTTGTCCTCCTGCTGCTGGCCGGGCTATATCGAGGGCAGATACTCATCAGCCGGCACCCTAGGCGGCCCGCCACTGTGCAGAAGCTGTCCCGCTTCCCTCTGGCCCGACAG TTCTCCCTGGAGTCAGGTTCTTCAGCCAAGTCAAGCTCGTCCTTGGTGCGGGGTGTTCGTCTCTCCTCCAGtggccctcccttgctcgctGGCCTTGTGAGTCTAGACCTACCTCTCGACCCGCTGTGGGAGTTCCCCCGGGACAG GTTGGTGCTTGGGAAGCCCCTGGGTGAGGGCTGCTTCGGGCAGGTGGTGCGTGCAGAGGCCTTCGGCATGGACCCCGCCCGGCCTGACCAAGCCAGCACTGTGGCTGTCAAGATGCTCAAGG ACAATGCCTCCGACAAGGACTTGGCAGACCTGGTCTCTGAGATGGAGGTGATGAAGCTGATCGGCCGACATAAGAACATTATCAACCTGTTGGGTGTCTGTACTCAGGAAG GGCCTCTGTATGTGATTGTGGAGTGTGCCGCCAAGGGAAACCTGCGGGAGTTCCTGCGGGCCCGGCGTCCCCCAGGCCCCGACCTCAGCCCTGATGGGCCAAGGAGCAGCGAAGGGCCGctttccttccctgctctggTTTCCTGTGCCTACCAGGTGGCCAGAGGCATGCAGTATCTGGAGTCAAGGAAG TGCATCCACCGGGACCTGGCTGCCCGAAACGTACTGGTGACAGAGGACAATGTGATGAAGATAGCAGACTTTGGGCTGGCCCGTGGCGTCCACCACATTGACTACTACAAGAAAACCAGCAAC GGCCGCCTGCCTGTAAAGTGGATGGCACCTGAGGCCTTGTTTGACCGAGTCTATACACACCAGAGTGACGT GTGGTCGTTTGGGATCCTGCTGTGGGAGATCTTCACTCTCGGGGGTTCCCCATACCCCGGCATCCCTGTGGAGGAGCTGTTCTCACTTCTGCGGGAAGGGCATCGGATGGACCGGCCCCCAAACTGTCCCCCAGAGCT GTATGGGCTGATGCGTGAATGCTGGCACGCAGCACCTTCTCAGAGGCCTACTTTCAAGCAGCTGGTGGAGGCACTGGACAAAGTCCTGCTGGCCGTCTCCGAGGAG TACCTGGACCTCCGCCTGACCTTTGGACCCTACTCCCCTGCTGGAGGGGATGCCAGCAGCACCTGCTCCTCCAACGACTCTGTCTTCTGCCATGACCCCCTGCCACTGGGGCCcagcttcttctccttccctggaGTGCAGACATGA
- the FGFR4 gene encoding fibroblast growth factor receptor 4 isoform X4, protein MQLLLALLGVLLEVPGAPALSLETSEEMELEPCLAPSPEQQEQELTVALGQPVRLCCGRAERGGHWYKEGSRLAPAGRVRGWRGRLEIASFLPEDAGCYLCLARGSMLVLHNVTLVVDDSLTSSNGNKDPKAHGNPSNGHIYPQQAPYWTHPQRMEKKLHAVPAGNTVKFRCPAAGNPMPTIRWLKDGKDFHGEHRIGGIRLRHQHWSLVMESVVPSDRGTYTCLVENSMGSIRYSYLLDVLERSPHRPILQAGLPANTTAVVGSDVELLCKVYSDAQPHIQWLKHIVINGSSFGADGFPYVQVLKTADINSSEVEVLYLRNVSAEDAGEYTCLAGNSIGLSYQSAWLTVLPEEDLTWTAPAPEASSPWSQVLQPSQARPWCGVFVSPPVALPCSLALLVLGKPLGEGCFGQVVRAEAFGMDPARPDQASTVAVKMLKDNASDKDLADLVSEMEVMKLIGRHKNIINLLGVCTQEGPLYVIVECAAKGNLREFLRARRPPGPDLSPDGPRSSEGPLSFPALVSCAYQVARGMQYLESRKCIHRDLAARNVLVTEDNVMKIADFGLARGVHHIDYYKKTSNGRLPVKWMAPEALFDRVYTHQSDVWSFGILLWEIFTLGGSPYPGIPVEELFSLLREGHRMDRPPNCPPELYGLMRECWHAAPSQRPTFKQLVEALDKVLLAVSEEYLDLRLTFGPYSPAGGDASSTCSSNDSVFCHDPLPLGPSFFSFPGVQT, encoded by the exons ATGCAGCTGCTGTTGGCCCTGTTGGGGGTCCTGCTGGAGGTGCCTGGGGCTCCAGCTTTGTCCCTTGAGACCTCTGAGGAAATGGAGCTAG AGCcctgcctggcccccagcccagagCAGCAAGAGCAAGAGCTGACCGTGGCCCTTGGGCAGCCTGTGCGGTTATGCTGTGGGCGGGCTGAGCGTGGTGGCCACTGGTACAAGGAGGGCAGTCGCCTAGCACCTGCTGGCCGGGTACGAGGCTGGAGGGGCCGCTTGGAGATCGCCAGCTTCCTACCGGAGGATGCTGGCTGCTACCTCTGCCTGGCACGAGGCTCCATGCTTGTCCTGCACAATGTTACCTTGGTTGTGGATG ACTCCTTGACTTCCAGCAATGGTAATAAGGACCCTAAGGCCCACGGGAACCCCTCGAATGGGCACATTTACCCCCAGCAAG caCCCTACTGGACACACCCTCAGCGCATGGAGAAGAAACTGCATGCAGTGCCTGCTGGGAACACTGTAAAGTTCCGCTGTCCAGCTGCAGGCAACCCCATGCCCACCATCCGCTGGCTCAAGGATGGAAAGGATTTCCACGGGGAGCATCGCATTGGAGGCATTCGG CTGCGCCACCAGCACTGGAGCCTGGTGATGGAAAGTGTGGTGCCCTCGGACCGTGGCACATACACTTGCCTCGTGGAGAACTCTATGGGCAGCATCCGCTACAGCTATCTGCTGGATGTGCTGG AGCGGTCCCCGCACCGGCCCATCCTGCAGGCGGGGCTCCCAGCCAACACCACAGCTGTGGTAGGCAGCGACGTAGAGCTGCTGTGCAAGGTATACAGCGACGCCCAACCCCACATCCAGTGGCTGAAGCACATCGTCATCAATGGCAGCAGTTTCGGTGCCGACGGCTTCCCCTACGTGCAAGTCCTGAAG ACAGCAGACATCAATAGCTCAGAGGTGGAGGTCCTATACCTTCGGAACGTGTCAGCCGAGGACGCAGGCGAATACACCTGCCTGGCAGGCAACTCCATTGGCCTCTCCTACCAGTCAGCCTGGCTCACGGTGCTGCCAG AGGAGGACCTCACATGGACAGCACCAGCACCTGAAGCCAG TTCTCCCTGGAGTCAGGTTCTTCAGCCAAGTCAAGCTCGTCCTTGGTGCGGGGTGTTCGTCTCTCCTCCAGtggccctcccttgctcgctGGCCTT GTTGGTGCTTGGGAAGCCCCTGGGTGAGGGCTGCTTCGGGCAGGTGGTGCGTGCAGAGGCCTTCGGCATGGACCCCGCCCGGCCTGACCAAGCCAGCACTGTGGCTGTCAAGATGCTCAAGG ACAATGCCTCCGACAAGGACTTGGCAGACCTGGTCTCTGAGATGGAGGTGATGAAGCTGATCGGCCGACATAAGAACATTATCAACCTGTTGGGTGTCTGTACTCAGGAAG GGCCTCTGTATGTGATTGTGGAGTGTGCCGCCAAGGGAAACCTGCGGGAGTTCCTGCGGGCCCGGCGTCCCCCAGGCCCCGACCTCAGCCCTGATGGGCCAAGGAGCAGCGAAGGGCCGctttccttccctgctctggTTTCCTGTGCCTACCAGGTGGCCAGAGGCATGCAGTATCTGGAGTCAAGGAAG TGCATCCACCGGGACCTGGCTGCCCGAAACGTACTGGTGACAGAGGACAATGTGATGAAGATAGCAGACTTTGGGCTGGCCCGTGGCGTCCACCACATTGACTACTACAAGAAAACCAGCAAC GGCCGCCTGCCTGTAAAGTGGATGGCACCTGAGGCCTTGTTTGACCGAGTCTATACACACCAGAGTGACGT GTGGTCGTTTGGGATCCTGCTGTGGGAGATCTTCACTCTCGGGGGTTCCCCATACCCCGGCATCCCTGTGGAGGAGCTGTTCTCACTTCTGCGGGAAGGGCATCGGATGGACCGGCCCCCAAACTGTCCCCCAGAGCT GTATGGGCTGATGCGTGAATGCTGGCACGCAGCACCTTCTCAGAGGCCTACTTTCAAGCAGCTGGTGGAGGCACTGGACAAAGTCCTGCTGGCCGTCTCCGAGGAG TACCTGGACCTCCGCCTGACCTTTGGACCCTACTCCCCTGCTGGAGGGGATGCCAGCAGCACCTGCTCCTCCAACGACTCTGTCTTCTGCCATGACCCCCTGCCACTGGGGCCcagcttcttctccttccctggaGTGCAGACATGA